One part of the Augochlora pura isolate Apur16 chromosome 3, APUR_v2.2.1, whole genome shotgun sequence genome encodes these proteins:
- the LOC144467933 gene encoding mite allergen Der f 3, translated as MAGKRHNSSYSRSKMFIQTSLLSLLAFAAANPLAKHPILNPLTPTGQIVGGEDARIEEVPHQVSLQSSGFGFCGGSIISEEWVVTAGHCMVYPADWMTVRAGTTTKSSGGSEHKVAEIIIHEDYDTNWYGVPMNDVAVLRVSTPFKLDKTRQPIKIFKQDEEAKVGIAAVVTGWGAVREGGSTTDVLQKVEVPIVSKKACDEAYQSYGGLPFGQICAAVPQGGKDACQGDSGGPLTINGRLAGLVSWGYGCARPNYPGVHTEVAAFSKWIASKTGIKV; from the exons ATGGCCGGTAAAAGGCACAACAGCTCATACAGCCGAAGCAAGATGTTCATCCAAACGAGCCTTCTCTCATTGCTGGCGTTCGCCGCAG CCAATCCTCTCGCTAAACATCCCATCTTGAACCCTCTGACCCCGACCGGGCAGATCGTGGGCGGCGAGGACGCAAGGATCGAGGAGGTGCCGCACCAGGTCTCGTTGCAGAGCTCCGGCTTCGGATTCTGCGGTGGCAGCATCATCTCTGAGGAATGGGTGGTCACGGCTGGTCACTGCATGGTCTACCCTGCCGATTGGATGACGGTGCGTGCCGGGACCACGACCAAGTCGTCGGGCGGCAGCGAGCACAAGGTCGCTGAGATAATCATCCACGAGGACTACGACACGAACTGGTACGGTGTCCCGATGAACGACGTGGCCGTTCTCCGAGTAAGCACGCCGTTCAAGCTGGACAAGACCAGACAGCCGATCAAGATCTTCAAGCAGGACGAGGAGGCTAAGGTCGGAATCGCCGCGGTCGTGACCGGATGGGGCGCTGTCAGAGAGGGCGGCAGCACCACCGATGTCCTCCAGAAGGTCGAGGTACCGATCGTCTCGAAGAAGGCCTGCGACGAAGCCTACCAGTCCTACGGCGGTCTTCCCTTCGGTCAAATCTGTGCCGCGGTGCCGCAGGGTGGTAAGGACGCCTGCCAAGGTGACTCCGGCGGCCCTCTCACCATCAACGGCCGCTTGGCTGGCCTGGTCTCCTGGGGATACGGTTGTGCCCGACCGAATTACCCCGGCGTTCACACGGAAGTGGCCGCCTTCAGCAAATGGATCGCCTCCAAGACCGGAATCAAAGTTTAA
- the LOC144467935 gene encoding trypsin-1, with the protein MEKIVAILGLVALVAGNPLDQSIDALDLRMDGRIVGGEATVIEQAPYQVSLQLSGRHFCGGSIIAKNYVVTAGHCVSYPPSSYQIKSGATHVNQGTLHRVEKVIRHPGYENGDYGVPYNDIALLKLVDSDAFQFNNQQKAVALNEADSARLVGKKAIVTGWGSTDSGIPKILQKVTVPLVKKDVCSKAYASWGGVPEGQLCAGYDAGGKDACQGDSGGPLVVDGKLTGIVSWGRGCGTPKYPGVYTDVAYYRRWVRQNSGV; encoded by the exons ATGGAGAAGATCGTCGCAATCCTCGGCCTTGTGGCCTTAGTGGCCG GAAACCCTCTGGACCAGTCAATCGATGCGCTCGATCTCAGAATGGACGGCCGCATCGTCGGCGGTGAGGCGACGGTGATCGAGCAGGCCCCGTACCAGGTCAGCCTGCAGCTCTCCGGCCGACACTTTTGCGGCGGTAGCATAATCGCGAAGAACTATGTGGTGACCGCCGGCCACTGCGTCTCGTACCCGCCCAGTTCCTACCAGATTAAGTCGGGCGCGACGCACGTCAATCAGGGCACGCTGCACCGAGTGGAGAAAGTGATCAGGCACCCCGGCTACGAGAACGGTGATTACGGTGTGCCGTACAACGACATCGCGCTGCTGAAGCTGGTCGATTCGGACGCGTTCCAGTTCAACAACCAACAGAAGGCTGTCGCCCTGAACGAGGCTGACTCCGCGCGTCTGGTCGGCAAGAAAGCGATCGTCACCGGCTGGGGATCCACCGACTCCGGCATTCCGAAGATCCTGCAGAAGGTCACCGTACCATTGGTCAAAAAGGACGTCTGCAGCAAGGCTTACGCCTCCTGGGGTGGCGTTCCGGAGGGACAACTCTGCGCCGGATACGACGCGGGCGGCAAAGACGCCTGCCAAGGCGACTCCGGCGGTCCGCTGGTCGTCGACGGAAAACTCACCGGCATCGTTTCCTGGGGCAGGGGCTGCGGCACCCCCAAATACCCGGGTGTCTACACCGACGTGGCCTACTACCGCCGATGGGTCCGCCAGAACAGCGGCGTTTAA